The Geovibrio ferrireducens genome contains the following window.
CGGTGTGGCGCTCATCGCGTTCATCCGTGACCTGCTCATCATAACGCTTAAGCACGAAACATCCAATCCGATGACATACGGATTTGTTCTGGTATCAATAGCGGTACTGGGAGTAATATACTGGATGATTACAAAAACGGAAAAATAAAGGAAGGTCAAAGGATGATTAAAGAACTGGCGAAAAAACTGTTCGGCGACTTTAACCAGAGATACCTGAAAAAGGTAGCAGGTGTTGTCGATAAAATAAACTCTCTTGAGGCGGTTTTCGAAAGAAAATCCATCGAGGAGCTTAAAACCTCCACTGCGGAGTTCCGCAGAAGGCTGGAAAACGGGGAAAGCATTGACGATCTCCTTCCTGAGGCATTCGCCGCCGTCAGAGAAGTGAGCAAACGCAGAATGAACATGAGGCATTTCGATGTTCAGCTCATAGGCGGTTACGCTCTGCACAAAGGCAGAATATCAGAGATGAAAACCGGTGAGGGTAAAACCCTTGTGGCTACTCTCGCCCTTTATCTCAATGCACTTGAGGGCAAGGGCGCGCACCTTGTCACCGTGAATGACTATCTGGCAAGGCGTGATGCGCAGTGGATGAGCCCGATTTACATCACCCTCGGCCTCAGTGTGGGTATCATACAGCATGAGGCATCATCGCTTGTGGAGTGGGAGAACGAAGACGCACTCACCACAAAAATCACCCCATGCACCAGAAAAGACGCATACGCCGCAGACATAACCTACGGAACCAACAACGAATTCGGGTTTGACTATCTGCGTGACAACATGAAGCTCTCCGTGAATGACATGTCCCAGAGAAAGCTTCACTACGCCATAGTGGATGAAGTGGACAGTATTCTTATAGACGAAGCAAGAACGCCCCTGATCATCAGCGGACCCACAGACATATCCACCAATGTTTACTACAAAATTGACGAGGTAATCCGCCAGCTTGCCCCGGAGACATCCTATAAAGTTGACGAGAAAAGACGCGATGTTCAGCTCCTGGATGCGGGCATAAACTCAATCGAGAAAACCCTCGGACTGGAAAACCTTTTTGATGTCGCCAATGTTGATACTCTCCACTATGTAAACAACTCACTTAAGGCTCACGCAGTTTTCAAGCGTGACAAAGATTATGTTGTGGAAAACGGCAAGGTTATCATTGTTGATGAGTTTACCGGCAGGCTCATGCCCGGAAGAAGATACTCCGACGGGCAGCACCAGGCAATAGAGGCCAAGGAGCAGGTGGTAATAGAGAACGAGAACCAGACTCTGGCCTCCATCACCTTCCAGAACTATTTCCGCATGTACGCCAAGCTTGCGGGTATGACGGGTACAGCCGCCACAGAAGCTGGCGAGTTCATGCAGATATACAACCTCGGCGTTGTAAGCATACCCACTCACCGCAAAATGGTGCGTAATGACAGGGCTGACGTTATCTACAAAACCGCCCGCGAGAAGTACGAAGCTATCATAGCCGAAATAGAAGAGATGAACAAACTCGGCCGCCCCGTTCTTGTGGGCACATCATCCATTGAAAAATCCGAGCTTGTCAGCAAAATGCTTGAGAAAAGAAAGATTAAGCATGAAGTCCTCAACGCCAAGCACCACGAACGCGAAGCGCAGATAGTTGCCCTCGCCGGACAGAAAAACGCAGTCACCATCGCCACCAACATGGCGGGACGAGGAACGGACATCAAGCTGGGTGAAGGCGTTCTTGATCTCGGCGGTCTTCATATTCTCGGCACTGAACGAAACGAATCCAGAAGGATAGACAATCAGCTCAGAGGCCGTGCCGGCCGTCAGGGGGATGCGGGTTCATCAAGATTCTTCCTCAGCCTTGAGGATGACCTTATGCGCATCTTCGGTTCCGAAAAAATCTCCTACATTATGAACAAACTCGGCATGAAGGACGGAGAGCCCATTGAGCATAATATAATTTCCAAAGCCATAGAGAATGCCCAGAAAAAAGTTGAGGCAATGAACTTTGAGGTGCGTAAGTATCTGCTGGATTACGATAACGTAATGAACCAGCAGAGGACGATTGTCTACGGCCTCCGTAACAGCATCCTCAATAAGGAGCAGGTGGAGGAAGTTGCCAGGGAAACCATAAACAATACCCTCAACTCTCTGTATGACGAATTTGTATCGGCGCACGAAAAGCCTGATCTTGAAGGCTTCAATAAGGCGCTGAAGGAAACCTTCGCCATTGATGACATATCCACTGATGTCAAAAAGTCTGAGGATTTTCTCAATACTGCCGCTCAGAAAATCAAAGAGAAATTTGAAGCCAAAAAGGCCGAATTCGGCGAACACTACAGAGGCCTTTTCAGCTACCTGATGATAAGCATGCTGGATGACAAATGGAAGGAGCACCTGCTCAGCATGGATCACCTCCGTGACAGCGTGCGCCTCAGAGGCTACGGACAGAAAGATCCGCTCAACGAATATAAACGTGAGGCCTTCAACCTCTTCGCAGGGCTCATGGACAGAGTATATTCCAACACCTGCCGCATTCTCTTCAACGTGAGAATGGGGCAGAAACAGGAAGACGTGGATCTTGAAAAGAAGGAACAGGAAAGGCAGAAAACCGCTAAAATATCCGAAGAACGCAGAGACGTACTCTCTGCCGCGCCCAAAGAGGAAAAAGCGAAACCTGTCAGGAGAGTGGTTCCCAAAGTCGGCAGAAACGATGACTGCCCATGCGGAAGCGGCAAAAAATATAAGAAATGCTGCGGTCAGAGCGAAGCAGACAGTGAAGATGTTTAAATTCCGGGCATTTTGTTGCTAAATTAAGTATATAATTCAGAGTATTTGCGGGGGGCTTTTTCGATGGGAAAAGTCCCCCGTTTTATTTAAAGCAGAATAAGCAGAATATAAACTGCCGCAACACCGGAGGCGAATACAGCAATCAGGCTTCTGCCCAGAAATGCCAGAGCAGCGGAAACAGCTATTCCGCCCGCTGCGGCGATGGGCGGATTGACTGAAAACAATGCTCCGGGGAATATAAGCGCGCCGAGCGATGCATAGGGGATGAACCTGAGAAACCTGTTCAGCCACGGCGCGAGACGCATATTTTTCAGAAAGACCATGGGCAGCATTCTGGGTATGTATGTCACCAGTGCCATGAGTATGATTATATTAAGCTTGCTCATTCTCTTCCCCGTGCAGGCAGGCCGCTGCAAGTGCCCCTGCCATAGTTGCGCTGACAATCATCCACCCTGAACCCATCTCAAAAAACGGCTGAAAATACAATGCTCCGCTGACTGCCATTGAGCAGAGCGCGGCTGTGACCGCCGGTCTTGTTCTTTTGAGTTCGGGCACAAGCAGCCCTATGAATAAGGCATAAAGCCCGAAGGTGAGGCTCTGCTTGAGGGTATCGCTCAGGACTGACCCTGCCATTACTCCCACGACAGTTCCCGCTGCCCATGCGCTGTAAGCTGTGAAGTTAAGTCCGTAAAGGTATGAAGGCGCAATCCTCTCCCCGCCGCTCATACTTGCCACTGCGAATGTTTCATCAGTAACACCGAACGAAGCCAGCGCGGACTGAGCGCCGGTAGTCTCCTCCGGCAGCCTTCTGGAGAGGGATGAACTCATCAGAAAATGGCGGAAGTTAAGGACAAAAGTTGTGAGAACTATCTCCCAGCCCCCTACCCCCATACCGAACATACCTGCGCCGACAAACTGGGACGCACCCGCAAAGACTATGAGAGACATGAGGACAGCAAGCCAGCCGTCCAGCCCTGCTGAAACCGCAGTGAGCCCAAACGAAACTGCCACAGGAAAATAACCCGCAGCTATGGGAAGAGCCTGTCTGAAACCTTTTGAAATCTGATTTGACAAAGGAAATACCTGCCATTGGTTAAGAGATTTTAAGTACCTATTATATAAAATGTTTCATGTGAAACAACAGAAATTTCAGTCGAAGAATTCAACACCTGCGGCGCTTTCGTGCTCATTCTCTTTCTCAGCCAGCCATTCTCCGGTGGAAAAACGCTCCACATGAAATGCTGTGATAAAGTATGCCTCACCGCCGCATATCATTCCGCCGCTGCCAATCACTGCAGTATTTACCGCAGCATAGCCCGGATAGTCCGCCCTGTTTTCCTGTAATTTATGTTCTATGAGAGATGCAAAATGCGCAGCGAGCTTGTCCAGTCCGCAGGCATCCCCGGAGATGAACAGAACCCTTCCGTCCGGCTGTTTCTCGCCTTTAAAATTGGAATCATGCAGAACAGCCAGAGTTTTCATGTCCAGATATTCTTCCGGCAGTGCGGGGGAAATGACTGCATGGCGGAAAACTTTCATCAATCACCGGAATAAGCGTTATGTCTAAAGGAAAGCGACTTTCTCCACCCTGTTGCGTCCTCTGCTTTTTGCCATGTAGAGGGCATCATCGGCGGTTTTAATAAGCAGATCCCTTGACTGGAGGAGAACATACTCTGTAACGCCGAAGCTGCATGTGACTCTCCCCACGTGGGAAAACTGCTGGCGCTCTATCTTGCCGCGTATTTTATCCGCAAGGGCGAATCCGCCGTTTAAATCAGTTTCGGGAGCGAGAACAACAAACTCCTCTCCGCCGTAACGGGCAAAGGTGTCCACCACGCGGACATTCTGCTTAACCAGATGGGCTATTTCCTTAATGATACTGTCGCCGACCTGCCTTCCGTAGCGTTCGTTTATTTCACTGAAACCGTCTATATCAAATAAAATAAGGCACAGAGGGCGTGTGTAGCGCTGAACCCTGTAAAGCTCACGGTCAAGTTCCTCAACAAACTTCTGCCTGTTCACAACACCCGTAAGAGGATCAACCATCGCAGGTGTTTCTCTCATTACTGTTGATGCTTCCAGATTGGAAATATCAACCATGGAAACAAGCACAGAGCTTTCCTCCTCCACTTTGTTTATACGCACAAGGAAGTTTTTGGCCTCACTCTTAAGTTTGCC
Protein-coding sequences here:
- a CDS encoding AzlD domain-containing protein; its protein translation is MSKLNIIILMALVTYIPRMLPMVFLKNMRLAPWLNRFLRFIPYASLGALIFPGALFSVNPPIAAAGGIAVSAALAFLGRSLIAVFASGVAAVYILLILL
- the secA gene encoding preprotein translocase subunit SecA — protein: MIKELAKKLFGDFNQRYLKKVAGVVDKINSLEAVFERKSIEELKTSTAEFRRRLENGESIDDLLPEAFAAVREVSKRRMNMRHFDVQLIGGYALHKGRISEMKTGEGKTLVATLALYLNALEGKGAHLVTVNDYLARRDAQWMSPIYITLGLSVGIIQHEASSLVEWENEDALTTKITPCTRKDAYAADITYGTNNEFGFDYLRDNMKLSVNDMSQRKLHYAIVDEVDSILIDEARTPLIISGPTDISTNVYYKIDEVIRQLAPETSYKVDEKRRDVQLLDAGINSIEKTLGLENLFDVANVDTLHYVNNSLKAHAVFKRDKDYVVENGKVIIVDEFTGRLMPGRRYSDGQHQAIEAKEQVVIENENQTLASITFQNYFRMYAKLAGMTGTAATEAGEFMQIYNLGVVSIPTHRKMVRNDRADVIYKTAREKYEAIIAEIEEMNKLGRPVLVGTSSIEKSELVSKMLEKRKIKHEVLNAKHHEREAQIVALAGQKNAVTIATNMAGRGTDIKLGEGVLDLGGLHILGTERNESRRIDNQLRGRAGRQGDAGSSRFFLSLEDDLMRIFGSEKISYIMNKLGMKDGEPIEHNIISKAIENAQKKVEAMNFEVRKYLLDYDNVMNQQRTIVYGLRNSILNKEQVEEVARETINNTLNSLYDEFVSAHEKPDLEGFNKALKETFAIDDISTDVKKSEDFLNTAAQKIKEKFEAKKAEFGEHYRGLFSYLMISMLDDKWKEHLLSMDHLRDSVRLRGYGQKDPLNEYKREAFNLFAGLMDRVYSNTCRILFNVRMGQKQEDVDLEKKEQERQKTAKISEERRDVLSAAPKEEKAKPVRRVVPKVGRNDDCPCGSGKKYKKCCGQSEADSEDV
- a CDS encoding AzlC family ABC transporter permease, which translates into the protein MSNQISKGFRQALPIAAGYFPVAVSFGLTAVSAGLDGWLAVLMSLIVFAGASQFVGAGMFGMGVGGWEIVLTTFVLNFRHFLMSSSLSRRLPEETTGAQSALASFGVTDETFAVASMSGGERIAPSYLYGLNFTAYSAWAAGTVVGVMAGSVLSDTLKQSLTFGLYALFIGLLVPELKRTRPAVTAALCSMAVSGALYFQPFFEMGSGWMIVSATMAGALAAACLHGEENEQA